In one Mucilaginibacter ginsenosidivorax genomic region, the following are encoded:
- a CDS encoding Bax inhibitor-1/YccA family protein, with protein sequence MEIKDSGYEYKNVIQITEQDASRKFIANVFLWMFGALAVSALCSFAFATSPALLTTLVDVNTGQLTMFAYVAMFSPLAFVLLMRFGLNKISYPVLALLFIAYAALTGISLSFILLIYTAGSVLGVFLTASLVFGVMAVAGYTTKVDLTNFGSIMIMLLVGIIIASLINFFLKSTGLEYVISYIGIAVFTGLTAYDVQKLKNIGAGLEYGDASAKKMALMGGLTLYLDFINLFLMILRLFGRRR encoded by the coding sequence ATGGAAATTAAAGATTCTGGATACGAATACAAAAACGTAATCCAAATAACAGAACAAGACGCATCGCGTAAATTTATAGCTAATGTATTTTTATGGATGTTTGGAGCGTTGGCAGTGTCGGCTTTGTGCTCGTTTGCATTTGCTACATCTCCCGCATTATTAACCACATTGGTTGATGTCAATACCGGTCAGTTAACCATGTTTGCATATGTGGCTATGTTTTCTCCACTGGCCTTTGTTTTATTAATGCGTTTTGGATTAAACAAAATTTCATACCCCGTGCTTGCCTTATTATTTATAGCATACGCAGCTTTAACGGGTATCAGCTTAAGTTTTATCCTGTTAATTTATACGGCAGGCTCCGTACTGGGCGTATTTTTAACCGCTTCGCTGGTGTTTGGTGTAATGGCAGTAGCCGGTTATACAACCAAGGTTGATTTAACTAACTTCGGATCGATCATGATTATGCTGCTTGTTGGGATTATCATTGCTTCGTTAATCAACTTCTTCTTAAAAAGCACAGGTTTAGAATATGTTATCAGCTACATAGGTATCGCGGTATTTACCGGTTTAACTGCCTATGATGTTCAAAAACTTAAAAACATTGGTGCCGGCCTTGAATATGGCGATGCGTCTGCCAAAAAAATGGCACTGATGGGCGGCTTAACCTTATACCTCGATTTCATCAACCTTTTCCTGATGATCCTGCGTTTATTCGGCAGAAGAAGATAA
- a CDS encoding YihY/virulence factor BrkB family protein, giving the protein MKVLSKEYLKQLWKVLIATFSGFISDNGLKLSASLAYYTVFSIAPLLIIIISVAGLVFGQDAATHRLYPQIAHYVGPGPAQQIQDALTHLALSGKSGVAVVIGVITLLLGASSIFIEIQDSLNIIWRVKAKPKRGWVQLLKNRFVSFSLIISLGFLLLATLAINLIMDALKDKIAHFIPSITGLLLKGINLGITLVVITTLFGIIFKFLPDVKIKWRDVRSGAFFTALLFMLGQYIISLYIQYTAQGSAYGAAGSIIVILVWIYYTSAILYIGAEFTQVYAEASGSHIEPADYAVSVQQTEVEREVKKLPPQNPQLAGNLKTEEVKESSK; this is encoded by the coding sequence ATGAAAGTTTTAAGCAAAGAATATCTAAAACAACTTTGGAAAGTGTTGATAGCCACGTTTAGCGGCTTCATAAGCGATAATGGCCTAAAGCTAAGTGCCTCTTTGGCTTACTATACCGTTTTTTCGATAGCCCCCTTATTAATCATCATCATTTCTGTAGCCGGCCTTGTTTTTGGCCAGGATGCCGCAACCCATAGGCTTTATCCACAAATTGCTCACTACGTTGGCCCGGGACCGGCGCAGCAAATTCAGGATGCTTTAACACACTTAGCGCTTTCGGGCAAGTCCGGTGTTGCTGTGGTAATTGGCGTAATTACCTTGTTATTAGGCGCCAGCAGCATTTTTATTGAGATACAGGATTCATTAAACATTATTTGGCGGGTAAAAGCCAAGCCTAAACGAGGGTGGGTACAGTTGCTCAAAAACAGGTTTGTTTCTTTCTCGCTTATCATCAGCCTTGGCTTTTTGCTTTTGGCAACGTTGGCTATCAACTTGATAATGGATGCCTTAAAAGACAAGATAGCACATTTTATACCCTCTATAACAGGTTTGCTTTTAAAAGGAATTAACTTAGGCATTACCCTGGTTGTAATTACCACATTATTTGGCATCATTTTTAAGTTTTTGCCCGATGTAAAAATTAAATGGCGCGATGTACGGTCTGGTGCGTTTTTTACCGCCTTGCTTTTTATGCTTGGCCAGTATATTATCAGCTTATACATTCAGTATACGGCGCAGGGCTCGGCCTATGGCGCAGCCGGTTCAATTATAGTTATCCTGGTTTGGATATATTACACATCGGCTATCCTGTACATTGGTGCCGAGTTTACCCAGGTATATGCCGAAGCATCGGGCAGCCACATCGAACCTGCAGATTATGCCGTATCTGTACAGCAAACCGAGGTGGAAAGGGAGGTAAAAAAACTCCCCCCCCAAAACCCGCAGCTGGCGGGAAATTTAAAAACGGAAGAAGTTAAGGAAAGTAGCAAGTAG
- a CDS encoding M15 family metallopeptidase: protein MMRYCLLAFVLLSLNAGAQHYKYIDSTRVCGIAGYKAQVKADSNKRLVEIIKYIPAIKLDIRYATTNNFMHRVMYRQAKAYARLPVVKALAEVEADLKTRGLGLKIFDAYRPYAVTVAFYKTTPDTNFVANPKFGSKHNRGCAIDLTLIDLETGKELQMPTGFDSFSKKASANYPGATPLQTANRELLKTIMHAHGFTVLPTEWWHYDFDGWRNYQLADIPFTAL, encoded by the coding sequence ATGATGCGTTATTGCCTGCTTGCTTTTGTTTTACTTAGCCTTAATGCCGGAGCGCAGCACTATAAGTATATTGACAGCACCCGTGTTTGCGGCATTGCAGGCTATAAAGCCCAGGTAAAGGCCGATTCAAATAAACGCCTGGTCGAAATAATAAAATACATCCCGGCTATAAAACTCGATATCCGCTATGCCACAACTAACAATTTTATGCATCGGGTTATGTACAGGCAGGCTAAGGCATATGCCCGGCTACCTGTTGTAAAAGCTTTAGCGGAAGTTGAAGCTGATTTGAAAACGAGGGGGTTGGGCTTAAAAATATTTGATGCCTACCGGCCTTATGCTGTCACTGTTGCATTTTACAAAACCACGCCCGATACCAATTTTGTTGCCAATCCTAAATTCGGCTCAAAGCACAATCGTGGCTGCGCGATAGACCTTACGCTGATTGACCTTGAAACCGGAAAAGAACTGCAGATGCCAACCGGCTTTGATAGCTTCAGCAAAAAGGCATCGGCCAACTATCCCGGGGCAACACCGTTACAAACCGCCAATCGTGAGCTGCTTAAAACAATTATGCACGCGCATGGCTTTACGGTATTGCCCACCGAGTGGTGGCATTATGATTTTGACGGATGGCGCAATTATCAACTGGCTGATATTCCGTTTACAGCATTATAA
- a CDS encoding alanine dehydrogenase codes for MSSGKYSGFSDVAKQAMMQPQESMLEVKNKKNQLFIGIPKEISFQENRIPLTPLSVALLVNNGHQVMLESNAGQAANFSDKDYSEQGALIVYDTKTVYEADIIIKIAPPMVQEIEMMKHGQILISALQLATLKADSLHALMKKNVTALCFEHLLDEGGSLTVVRAMSEIVGATSILIAAEYLSNVFEGKGLMLGGITGVPPTEIVILGAGTVGEYAARTAISLGAEVKVFDPSIYKLRRLQNNIGARVFTSVVQPIVLEKAITTCDVAIGAIRAEDGRSPCIISEATVSRMKRDSVIIDVSIDQGGCFETSEVTNHTHPVFRKYDVIHYCVPNIASRVARTATYALTNIFAPILLDIGEQGGIKNVIWQKSGVRNAVYIYQGQLTNKYIGERFSIPCKDLDLLIVSHR; via the coding sequence ATGAGTTCAGGGAAATACAGTGGGTTTTCGGATGTTGCCAAACAGGCCATGATGCAGCCCCAGGAATCAATGCTGGAGGTCAAAAACAAAAAGAATCAATTATTTATTGGCATTCCTAAGGAAATTTCCTTCCAGGAAAACAGGATTCCGCTTACACCGCTTTCGGTTGCGCTGTTAGTTAATAATGGCCACCAGGTAATGCTGGAGAGCAATGCCGGGCAGGCTGCCAATTTTAGCGATAAAGATTACAGCGAACAGGGAGCCCTGATTGTTTATGATACTAAAACGGTTTACGAGGCCGATATCATTATTAAAATTGCCCCGCCCATGGTTCAGGAAATTGAAATGATGAAACATGGCCAAATCCTGATCTCGGCGTTGCAGCTGGCTACCCTGAAAGCCGATAGCCTGCATGCCCTCATGAAAAAAAATGTTACCGCCCTATGTTTTGAGCATTTGCTTGATGAAGGCGGCTCATTAACCGTAGTAAGGGCCATGAGCGAAATAGTTGGGGCCACATCTATACTGATAGCAGCAGAATATTTAAGCAATGTTTTTGAAGGCAAAGGCCTGATGCTGGGGGGCATTACCGGTGTGCCACCTACCGAAATTGTAATATTAGGAGCAGGTACCGTTGGCGAATACGCTGCCCGTACAGCCATATCATTAGGAGCCGAAGTAAAGGTTTTTGATCCATCAATATATAAGCTGCGGCGCTTGCAAAACAACATTGGTGCAAGGGTATTTACATCAGTGGTGCAGCCCATTGTATTAGAAAAAGCCATTACCACCTGCGATGTGGCTATCGGCGCAATCCGTGCCGAAGATGGCCGCAGCCCCTGTATCATATCCGAAGCTACGGTAAGCCGCATGAAACGCGATTCGGTTATCATCGATGTGAGTATTGACCAGGGCGGTTGTTTTGAAACCTCGGAGGTTACCAACCACACGCACCCGGTTTTTCGCAAATACGATGTTATTCATTATTGCGTACCCAACATCGCTTCGAGGGTTGCCCGTACAGCTACCTATGCCCTCACCAATATTTTTGCCCCCATTTTGCTGGATATAGGCGAACAAGGCGGTATTAAAAACGTGATATGGCAAAAATCGGGTGTACGCAACGCGGTATATATTTACCAGGGCCAGCTCACCAATAAGTACATTGGCGAGCGGTTTTCAATTCCGTGTAAGGACCTTGACCTCCTCATCGTATCGCACAGGTAA
- the tsaE gene encoding tRNA (adenosine(37)-N6)-threonylcarbamoyltransferase complex ATPase subunit type 1 TsaE produces MQLTISSISNLPQAARAIIEHAGNNRIFLFYGDMGAGKTTLIKELCKALGTTDNISSPTFSIVNEYHTAKDKIYHFDFYRLKDQTEALDMGYEEYFYAGAWCFIEWPEKIPDLLPEHYSNITIKVLDDGARLVSIENI; encoded by the coding sequence ATGCAACTAACTATTTCATCCATATCCAACTTACCCCAGGCGGCCCGGGCTATTATTGAGCATGCCGGCAATAACCGTATTTTTTTATTTTACGGCGATATGGGCGCGGGTAAAACTACGCTGATCAAAGAGCTATGCAAGGCGCTGGGCACTACGGATAATATCAGCAGCCCTACGTTTTCCATTGTTAATGAGTACCATACCGCGAAGGATAAAATTTATCATTTTGATTTTTATCGCCTTAAAGATCAAACCGAAGCGCTGGACATGGGTTATGAAGAATATTTTTACGCCGGTGCCTGGTGCTTTATTGAATGGCCCGAAAAGATCCCCGATTTGCTCCCAGAGCATTATTCAAACATAACTATTAAAGTGCTGGACGATGGCGCAAGGCTGGTTAGTATAGAAAATATTTAG
- a CDS encoding DUF1835 domain-containing protein, which yields MSNILHILNGDSTWHSFNQTGLDGDVMVWREVLSEGPLMENISSGTFWSSRSRWMGKTFNEPEEEYKHKVIDELGKLNGQYDEVNLWFEFDLHCQVNLLGVMRMLNQQTNMSAPAVFLICPNDFPGIDDFKGIGQLNGDQLEDLYDSREQLSDWEFELAAEAWPLIVKGNADEMDQWLNENSFWGALHLLKPALLAHLKRLRLNTNGLNYIEQKLLDIYNSGIKTRPEMYHAFWSTEKIYGMGDSEIDIYLKLLAEKQLIH from the coding sequence ATGAGCAACATTCTTCATATCCTTAACGGCGATTCAACATGGCATAGCTTTAACCAAACCGGCCTTGATGGCGATGTAATGGTTTGGCGCGAGGTTTTATCAGAAGGCCCCTTGATGGAAAATATCTCGTCGGGCACTTTCTGGAGCAGCCGATCCAGGTGGATGGGCAAAACTTTTAACGAGCCTGAAGAAGAATACAAGCACAAAGTGATTGACGAACTGGGCAAACTAAACGGACAATACGACGAAGTGAATCTTTGGTTTGAGTTTGACCTGCATTGCCAGGTAAACCTGCTTGGCGTAATGCGCATGCTAAACCAGCAAACCAATATGTCGGCCCCTGCCGTATTCCTGATTTGCCCAAATGACTTCCCCGGCATCGACGATTTTAAGGGTATTGGCCAGTTAAACGGCGATCAGCTGGAAGACCTGTATGACAGCCGCGAACAATTAAGCGACTGGGAATTTGAGCTGGCTGCCGAAGCCTGGCCATTAATTGTTAAAGGGAATGCCGATGAAATGGACCAATGGCTTAATGAAAATTCCTTTTGGGGTGCTTTACACCTTTTGAAGCCGGCGCTGCTTGCACATTTAAAACGCTTAAGGCTAAATACCAACGGCCTAAATTACATTGAACAAAAACTGCTTGACATTTATAACAGCGGTATAAAAACCAGGCCTGAAATGTATCATGCATTCTGGTCGACAGAAAAAATATATGGCATGGGCGATAGCGAGATTGATATTTACCTTAAACTACTGGCAGAAAAACAGCTAATACATTAA
- a CDS encoding glycoside hydrolase family 10 protein: MHISRHILLLIFTLFIITSVNAQPAEPANAPAAVKTQPKREFRGVWIATVVNIDWPTSTKLTMEKQKQQLLDILNSHQETGINAIMLQVRPAADALYAKGREPWSKYLTGRQGQNPGYDPLEFAITEAHKRGMELHAWFNPYRATFDGNFAALSPQHITRIKPEWFFTYGGIKTFNPGLPEVRDYIVQVILDVVDNYDIDGVHMDDYFYPYPIAGQKINDEDTYAKYGQGFDNIKDWRRHNVDLLIKMIADSVHAHDPNIKFGISPFGIWANKAQNEVGSETNGGSSYYENYADSRKWMQEGWIDYINPQLYWPIGNRAAAFDKLLSWWSDNTYGRHLYIGQAAYRINERKTLAFKNPAQLPSQITLIRNNPRAQGSVYFSSSSLTNNPLGITDSLRDNYYRYPALPPVMLWRDSIAPNPPQNVTARPGLKGGVAVRWQAPALAKDEEPVYGYVIYRFDNEKINIDDPKNILKIEYNTNPGYDDNTVQKGKTYFYVVTALDRMKNESDRSPTIAVTVP; encoded by the coding sequence ATGCATATATCCCGCCATATTTTACTATTGATATTTACACTGTTTATCATAACAAGCGTTAACGCGCAGCCGGCCGAACCGGCAAATGCCCCGGCTGCTGTTAAAACCCAACCCAAACGCGAATTCAGGGGCGTTTGGATAGCTACTGTTGTAAATATCGACTGGCCAACAAGTACTAAGCTCACCATGGAAAAGCAAAAGCAGCAATTGCTGGATATCCTGAATTCGCACCAGGAAACCGGGATTAATGCCATTATGCTACAGGTAAGGCCCGCTGCCGATGCCCTTTATGCCAAAGGCCGCGAGCCATGGTCAAAATATTTAACCGGCCGGCAAGGCCAAAACCCGGGATACGACCCTTTGGAATTTGCCATTACCGAAGCCCATAAACGAGGCATGGAACTGCATGCCTGGTTTAACCCATACAGGGCAACTTTTGATGGCAACTTTGCCGCGCTTAGCCCCCAACACATCACCCGGATAAAACCAGAATGGTTTTTTACCTATGGCGGCATCAAAACCTTTAATCCCGGCCTGCCCGAAGTGCGCGATTATATAGTACAGGTAATACTGGATGTGGTAGATAACTATGATATCGACGGCGTACACATGGACGATTATTTTTACCCCTACCCCATTGCAGGCCAAAAAATAAACGACGAGGATACTTACGCCAAATACGGGCAGGGCTTTGATAATATAAAAGATTGGCGCCGGCACAATGTTGACCTGCTGATAAAAATGATTGCCGATAGCGTGCATGCGCATGACCCGAATATTAAATTCGGTATCAGCCCCTTTGGTATCTGGGCCAATAAGGCACAAAATGAGGTGGGATCTGAAACCAACGGCGGATCATCATACTATGAAAACTATGCCGACTCGCGCAAATGGATGCAGGAAGGCTGGATTGATTACATAAATCCGCAATTGTACTGGCCTATTGGCAACCGTGCTGCCGCGTTTGATAAACTATTAAGCTGGTGGAGCGATAATACCTATGGCAGGCACCTTTATATAGGCCAGGCCGCTTACCGTATAAATGAACGTAAAACCCTGGCTTTTAAAAACCCGGCGCAGCTGCCCAGCCAGATAACCCTCATCAGGAATAACCCGAGGGCGCAGGGGAGTGTATATTTTAGTTCCAGTTCGCTTACCAATAACCCGTTGGGTATAACCGATTCATTGCGGGATAATTATTACAGGTACCCCGCTTTGCCACCGGTAATGCTTTGGCGCGATTCTATAGCGCCCAATCCGCCTCAAAACGTTACGGCCCGCCCCGGCTTAAAAGGTGGCGTAGCTGTAAGATGGCAGGCCCCGGCACTGGCTAAAGATGAAGAACCCGTTTACGGCTACGTGATATACCGTTTTGATAACGAGAAAATAAATATAGACGATCCTAAAAACATCCTCAAAATTGAATACAACACCAACCCTGGTTATGATGACAATACCGTACAAAAAGGCAAAACCTACTTTTATGTAGTAACCGCGCTTGACCGGATGAAAAACGAAAGCGACCGGTCGCCAACCATTGCCGTCACGGTGCCGTAG